Proteins encoded within one genomic window of Amycolatopsis sp. 2-15:
- a CDS encoding class I SAM-dependent methyltransferase, with translation MCLEVGRGTGVHAGVVRELQWTPVGVDLSAGMLRYGRERMPVARADAQRLPVRDGGVDAVVAVMVHTDMPAYPAVLPQGGRVLRPGGVFVHVGVHPCFCSSFADRSDPTAAVIRPGYRERHRTKDSWTDQGIRDKVGRRTGRCQSCSTRSWTRGSGWSGSVRVAFRCRPCCRYGPGFQRRQTDRADIMATCSSTREPSPTRFARSRGCGSPRSFARRGTGTRRSRTWRTSPTASSPVTALLAWPA, from the coding sequence GTGTGCCTCGAGGTCGGGCGTGGCACAGGCGTCCACGCGGGCGTGGTGCGCGAGCTGCAGTGGACGCCCGTCGGTGTCGACTTGTCGGCCGGGATGCTGCGGTACGGGCGCGAGCGGATGCCCGTCGCCCGCGCGGATGCGCAGCGGTTGCCAGTGCGGGACGGCGGCGTGGACGCGGTCGTCGCCGTGATGGTGCACACCGATATGCCGGCCTACCCGGCCGTGCTGCCCCAAGGTGGGCGCGTGCTGCGGCCGGGCGGGGTGTTCGTGCACGTCGGGGTGCACCCGTGTTTCTGCAGCAGCTTCGCGGACCGCAGCGACCCGACCGCGGCGGTGATCCGGCCGGGTTACCGCGAGCGCCACCGGACGAAGGATTCCTGGACGGACCAAGGAATCCGAGACAAGGTGGGGCGGCGCACCGGCCGTTGCCAGAGTTGCTCAACGCGTTCGTGGACGCGGGGTTCGGGCTGGAGCGGTTCGGTGAGGGTGGCGTTCCGGTGCCGACCGTGTTGTCGGTACGGGCCAGGTTTTCAACGCCGGCAGACTGACCGGGCCGACATAATGGCGACATGCTCATCAACTCGCGAGCCTTCGCCTACCCGTTTCGCGAGGTCCCGTGGATGCGGATCGCCCAGAAGTTTCGCGCGACGGGGGACCGGTACCCGGCGTTCGCGCACATGGCGGACATCGCCGACAGCGTCCTCGCCTGTGACGGCGCTTCTCGCCTGGCCGGCCTGA
- a CDS encoding transporter substrate-binding domain-containing protein produces MSNQAEEVAVRIPTRVVAALAAAVLAAGCSASTSAAPPPLKVCTTGDYQPLTYRDPATGHYTGIDIDMARDLATHLGRAATFVPTTWATLMPDLVKCDIAMGGISVTPARRQQADFTAPYLANGKTPLTTTAHAAEFQTVAQINTRGTRVLEDTGGTNLAFAQQRLPDATLVVSSDNTKCFAQLLAGHADVMITDAIEAEYQARKNPGLVAVHPDQPFTSDHKAYLLPKGSPLTARVNEWLNAALQNGTFTRFYQQALS; encoded by the coding sequence GTGAGCAACCAGGCCGAGGAGGTCGCCGTGCGCATCCCCACCCGAGTCGTCGCCGCCTTGGCCGCAGCTGTCCTCGCGGCCGGCTGCTCCGCGAGCACGAGCGCCGCCCCGCCCCCGCTCAAGGTCTGCACCACGGGCGACTACCAGCCCCTCACCTACCGCGACCCCGCGACCGGCCACTACACCGGCATCGACATCGACATGGCGCGCGACCTCGCCACCCACCTCGGCCGCGCGGCCACCTTCGTGCCCACGACCTGGGCCACCCTCATGCCGGACCTCGTGAAATGCGACATCGCCATGGGCGGCATCTCCGTCACCCCGGCCCGCCGGCAACAGGCCGACTTCACCGCGCCCTACCTCGCCAACGGCAAAACGCCCCTCACCACCACGGCCCACGCCGCCGAGTTCCAGACCGTCGCCCAGATCAACACCCGCGGCACCCGTGTCCTCGAAGACACCGGCGGCACCAACCTCGCCTTCGCGCAGCAGCGCCTGCCCGACGCCACCCTCGTCGTCTCCTCGGACAACACGAAATGCTTCGCCCAGCTCCTCGCCGGCCACGCCGACGTGATGATCACCGACGCCATCGAGGCCGAATACCAGGCCCGCAAGAACCCCGGCCTCGTCGCCGTGCACCCCGACCAGCCGTTCACGTCGGACCACAAGGCCTACCTGCTCCCGAAGGGCAGTCCCCTCACCGCGCGGGTGAACGAGTGGCTCAACGCCGCTCTGCAGAACGGCACCTTCACCCGGTTCTACCAACAGGCGTTGAGCTGA
- a CDS encoding DUF397 domain-containing protein, translating to MSAYDPNTAGSSLDDRAWARPRLCGPNSGNCVEVNLGNADVVAVRDAKLATSPVLIFDNAEWEAFMAAARAGEFDR from the coding sequence ATGAGTGCTTACGACCCGAACACTGCCGGATCTTCTCTGGATGACCGCGCCTGGGCGCGCCCGCGACTGTGCGGGCCGAATTCCGGCAACTGTGTTGAGGTCAACCTGGGAAACGCCGACGTCGTGGCGGTGCGGGATGCCAAGCTCGCGACATCGCCGGTCCTCATCTTCGACAACGCGGAATGGGAAGCGTTCATGGCCGCGGCGCGCGCCGGAGAATTCGACCGGTGA
- a CDS encoding helix-turn-helix domain-containing protein, whose product MQSQLKELGSLLKQARKTRGLTQTDVGAAVKYMQPVISRFEKGLARIPAVVLEGLIDTLEVAPSTAATMRRLNDFSQVDHLGTDARLKATPRWFRDVVAAEREATAVLSWTGERISGQLQCESYMLEQFNAHGLVDVDDAVSERLDRGELLTRYPERAYDFLLSESALLRLVRARTVNPYVALDQIKHLLGLTEKHPWIGIRVVPFGTGLYVPPDLTIFKFAGDRGNFSYGETSNGIQRSNCATFQTDLSAWESLSSVALTAQESRDLLDQAKHGLATTRMPTVTGTIERLR is encoded by the coding sequence GTGCAATCCCAGCTGAAAGAACTGGGTTCGCTGCTCAAGCAAGCCCGCAAAACCCGCGGTCTGACGCAGACCGACGTCGGTGCCGCGGTCAAGTACATGCAGCCGGTCATCAGCCGGTTCGAGAAAGGCCTCGCGCGGATCCCGGCCGTGGTGCTCGAAGGGCTGATCGACACGCTCGAGGTGGCTCCGAGCACCGCCGCGACCATGCGCCGCCTCAACGACTTTTCGCAGGTGGACCACCTCGGGACCGACGCGCGGCTGAAGGCGACGCCCCGGTGGTTCCGGGACGTCGTCGCCGCGGAACGCGAGGCCACGGCGGTGCTGAGCTGGACGGGCGAACGGATCAGCGGTCAGCTGCAATGTGAGAGCTACATGCTCGAACAGTTCAACGCGCACGGGCTCGTGGACGTCGACGACGCCGTTTCCGAACGCCTCGATCGGGGAGAACTGCTCACCCGGTACCCGGAGCGCGCCTACGATTTCCTGCTGAGTGAAAGCGCGTTGCTCCGCCTCGTTCGGGCGAGAACAGTCAACCCGTACGTCGCGCTCGACCAGATCAAGCACCTGCTGGGTCTCACCGAGAAGCACCCCTGGATCGGCATCAGGGTCGTGCCTTTCGGCACCGGGCTTTACGTCCCGCCCGACCTCACGATATTCAAGTTCGCCGGCGACCGAGGGAACTTCTCGTACGGGGAAACCTCGAACGGCATACAGCGCTCGAACTGCGCCACCTTTCAAACCGACCTGAGTGCCTGGGAGTCGCTCAGTTCGGTCGCGCTCACCGCGCAAGAATCCCGCGACCTTCTCGACCAGGCGAAACACGGCCTCGCCACCACCCGAATGCCCACCGTGACCGGCACGATCGAACGGCTACGCTAG
- a CDS encoding SAM-dependent methyltransferase has protein sequence MTGLDEPFPPPGVDLSHPNVARIYDYYLGGTTNWEIDRQFADQILEAYPIIRPIAHANRMFLHRVVRHLVKSGIRQFVDIGSGVPTMGHAHEVAEHLAPGEVKVVYVDYEPVAVAHSRRVLNKHGDPSRHTVIHADMRDPERLWSRVADTGLIDLSQPVAVLLIAVLHIQQPPAPGSGRTDDLGPCLVATYRDLLAPGSYLALSHVTDEGVPPGYPEMLADLKRLYDTSSSPVVFRNRKEIADLFGDFTLLEPGVTWTPLWHPEDASDGDRTAHLASPNESLLLAGVARK, from the coding sequence GTGACCGGGCTCGACGAACCCTTTCCGCCACCGGGAGTCGACCTCAGCCACCCCAACGTGGCCCGCATCTACGACTACTACCTCGGCGGCACCACGAACTGGGAGATCGACCGGCAGTTCGCCGACCAGATCCTCGAGGCGTACCCGATCATCCGGCCCATCGCCCACGCCAACCGCATGTTCCTCCACCGCGTGGTGCGGCACCTGGTGAAAAGCGGGATCCGGCAGTTCGTCGACATCGGGTCCGGGGTGCCCACGATGGGACACGCGCACGAGGTGGCCGAGCACCTCGCGCCCGGCGAGGTGAAAGTCGTGTACGTCGACTACGAGCCCGTCGCGGTCGCGCACTCCCGGCGGGTGTTGAACAAACACGGCGACCCCAGCCGCCACACCGTGATCCACGCCGACATGCGCGATCCCGAACGGCTGTGGTCGCGCGTCGCGGACACCGGGCTCATCGACCTGAGCCAGCCGGTCGCGGTGTTGCTGATCGCTGTACTCCACATCCAGCAGCCGCCGGCGCCGGGCAGCGGCCGCACCGACGATCTCGGTCCCTGCCTCGTCGCCACCTACCGCGACCTGCTCGCCCCCGGCTCGTACCTGGCCCTCTCGCACGTCACCGACGAGGGCGTCCCGCCTGGCTACCCCGAGATGCTCGCGGACCTCAAACGCCTGTACGACACGTCGTCGAGCCCGGTCGTCTTCCGCAACCGCAAGGAGATCGCCGACTTATTCGGCGACTTCACGCTGCTGGAACCTGGTGTCACGTGGACCCCGCTCTGGCACCCGGAGGACGCCAGCGACGGCGACCGGACGGCGCACCTGGCCTCACCCAACGAATCTCTGCTGCTCGCCGGCGTCGCCCGGAAATGA
- a CDS encoding class I SAM-dependent methyltransferase: MLLAAGFDPATPTTWIAEGLLLYLPAPVETSLINTLDTLSAPGSRVGLETLPGQDSLRDHTLFDTSTSETGSHLGSLFDPDARPDTPGALRAFGWTLTTSPVDTFTRRYGRGPDPSIPGPILQSRFAFGQKDS, translated from the coding sequence GTGCTCCTGGCCGCGGGCTTCGACCCGGCCACGCCCACCACCTGGATCGCCGAAGGCCTGCTCCTCTACCTCCCCGCACCGGTCGAGACCTCCCTCATCAACACCCTCGACACCCTGTCGGCCCCCGGCAGCCGCGTCGGCCTGGAAACCCTCCCCGGCCAGGACTCCCTCCGCGACCACACGCTCTTCGACACCAGCACCTCGGAAACCGGGTCTCACCTGGGCAGCCTGTTCGACCCTGACGCCCGCCCCGATACGCCCGGTGCTCTGCGCGCCTTCGGCTGGACCCTCACCACGTCCCCGGTGGACACCTTCACCAGGCGGTACGGCCGGGGCCCGGACCCGTCGATTCCGGGGCCGATCCTTCAGTCCCGCTTCGCCTTCGGCCAGAAGGACTCCTGA
- a CDS encoding SAM-dependent methyltransferase codes for MSDSDLAAGVSSTALMVAAARAIETHHPHSLLHDEYAEHFVRSANSPVALPTRIEDVELGDADPFWGHLGRFFAVRARTFDDFLVDSAPHTPQLVFLGAGLDTRGLRLGLPPSVTGFEIDRHDVLTFKTKVLDSLGARAPFPTIC; via the coding sequence GTGTCGGACTCAGATCTCGCGGCGGGCGTCAGCTCCACCGCCCTAATGGTCGCGGCCGCGCGCGCCATCGAAACCCACCACCCGCACAGCCTGCTGCACGACGAGTACGCCGAGCACTTCGTCCGCTCGGCCAACTCCCCCGTCGCCCTGCCCACCCGCATCGAGGACGTCGAACTCGGCGACGCGGATCCCTTCTGGGGCCACCTGGGCCGCTTCTTCGCCGTCCGCGCCCGCACCTTCGACGACTTCCTGGTGGACTCCGCCCCGCACACCCCGCAACTCGTTTTTCTCGGCGCCGGCCTGGACACCCGCGGGCTGCGCCTGGGCCTGCCCCCTTCGGTGACCGGCTTCGAGATCGACCGCCACGACGTGCTCACCTTCAAGACGAAGGTCCTGGACTCCTTGGGCGCAAGGGCCCCGTTCCCCACCATTTGCTGA
- a CDS encoding LLM class flavin-dependent oxidoreductase, translating into MRFQLLDILPHLQNPVTGRIVSTSDRYAQALNTAQRAEQVGFDAVALGERHAGPFLWAGVTVLLGAIAATTSRVRIQTGVTVLSILDPVRIAEDFATIDQLSRGRVEIVIGKGNEARQLPMFGVEPGQQWDQLAEKYELLRRLWREENVTWEGKFRGALDGVTTLPCPYAGAPRIWHGSATTLTSAELAAKWGDPLFSANAIQPRDNYKILIDHYRAEYDRHGHDPRYAFVGAGASFLYLTDSTKDAREHFGPVYEKMVEFFNKPGNHTPGNEMVFRDIDHAIAEGPVLVGSPQQIIDKILYFHAAFGHDLQPFSLPPMLPHEQQLEMLERFAAQVIPVVRKEVPTTLWTDADPYGARPAFVGKQVADAAAIVDGR; encoded by the coding sequence GTGCGATTCCAACTCCTCGACATCCTGCCGCACCTGCAGAACCCGGTCACGGGCCGAATCGTCAGCACGTCCGACCGATACGCGCAGGCGTTGAACACCGCGCAGCGCGCCGAGCAGGTCGGCTTCGACGCGGTGGCGCTCGGCGAGCGGCACGCGGGCCCATTCCTCTGGGCCGGCGTGACCGTGCTGCTCGGCGCGATCGCCGCGACCACGAGCCGGGTCCGGATCCAAACCGGCGTCACCGTGCTGTCCATTTTGGACCCGGTGCGCATCGCCGAGGACTTCGCCACGATCGACCAGCTCTCCCGCGGCCGGGTCGAGATCGTGATCGGCAAGGGCAACGAGGCCCGGCAGCTGCCGATGTTCGGCGTCGAGCCCGGGCAGCAGTGGGACCAGCTGGCGGAGAAGTACGAGCTGCTGCGCCGGCTGTGGCGCGAGGAAAACGTGACGTGGGAAGGAAAGTTCCGCGGCGCGCTCGACGGGGTCACCACCCTGCCCTGCCCCTACGCCGGCGCGCCCCGCATCTGGCACGGCTCCGCGACCACGCTGACGTCCGCCGAACTGGCCGCGAAATGGGGCGACCCGCTGTTCAGCGCCAACGCCATCCAGCCCCGCGACAACTACAAGATCCTCATCGACCACTACCGCGCCGAGTACGACCGCCACGGCCACGACCCCCGCTACGCCTTCGTCGGCGCAGGCGCGAGCTTCCTGTACCTGACGGATTCCACAAAGGACGCTCGCGAGCACTTCGGCCCGGTGTACGAGAAGATGGTCGAGTTCTTCAACAAGCCGGGCAACCACACGCCCGGCAACGAAATGGTCTTCCGCGACATCGACCACGCCATCGCCGAAGGTCCAGTCCTGGTCGGCAGCCCGCAGCAGATCATCGACAAGATCCTCTACTTCCACGCCGCCTTCGGCCACGACCTCCAGCCGTTCAGCCTGCCCCCGATGCTCCCGCACGAACAGCAGCTCGAGATGCTGGAGCGCTTCGCCGCCCAGGTGATCCCCGTGGTGCGCAAGGAAGTTCCCACGACACTGTGGACAGACGCGGACCCGTACGGCGCCCGCCCCGCCTTCGTGGGCAAGCAGGTGGCCGACGCCGCCGCCATCGTCGACGGCCGCTGA
- a CDS encoding MarR family winged helix-turn-helix transcriptional regulator has translation MDPIDDRLITTFGRLVEASSQLEHRLGPAMQAEAGLQHTWFEVLIRLARSEGGQLTMSALASEVALTTGGVTRLIDRIEAAGYVERRPCPTDRRVAYAAITDAGRKVLDQAATVHARNLRAAFAAFSEADLDTLDGLLDRVRHGFEIA, from the coding sequence ATGGACCCGATCGACGACCGCCTGATCACGACGTTCGGCAGACTGGTCGAGGCCAGCAGTCAGCTGGAACACCGGCTCGGGCCCGCCATGCAGGCCGAGGCCGGGCTGCAGCACACGTGGTTCGAGGTGCTGATCCGGCTCGCCCGCTCGGAGGGCGGGCAGTTGACGATGAGCGCGCTCGCGAGCGAAGTGGCGCTCACCACAGGCGGCGTCACGCGGCTGATCGACCGCATCGAGGCGGCCGGCTACGTCGAGCGCCGCCCGTGCCCGACCGACCGCCGGGTGGCGTACGCGGCCATCACCGACGCCGGGCGCAAGGTGCTTGACCAGGCCGCGACGGTCCACGCGCGCAACCTGCGGGCCGCGTTCGCCGCGTTCTCCGAGGCCGACCTGGACACCCTCGACGGGCTACTGGACCGCGTCCGGCACGGTTTTGAGATTGCTTGA
- a CDS encoding NADPH-dependent F420 reductase, producing the protein MRIATIGAGNVGSALSKAAVDAGHAVTLTATSPEKAATVAAETGARAAASNLEAVAAADVVVLAVPGNAVGAVAKEIAPAVRGKVVVDATNPLNATFTDLDIEETAAVQTLQRLVADAAVVKAFNTIFAGRLGTPTESGHRLDAFYAGDDTDAKKVVAELLSSLGFRPIDAGGLRMARALEEMAFLNIALNAGNNWPWQSGWALLGPTV; encoded by the coding sequence ATGCGGATCGCCACCATCGGAGCCGGCAACGTCGGCTCGGCTCTCAGCAAGGCCGCCGTCGACGCCGGGCACGCGGTGACCCTGACCGCGACGAGCCCGGAGAAGGCCGCCACGGTCGCGGCCGAGACGGGCGCGCGGGCCGCGGCGAGCAACCTCGAGGCGGTGGCCGCCGCCGACGTCGTGGTGCTGGCCGTGCCGGGTAATGCCGTCGGCGCCGTCGCCAAGGAGATCGCGCCCGCCGTGCGCGGCAAGGTCGTGGTCGACGCCACCAACCCGCTCAACGCGACCTTCACCGACCTCGACATCGAAGAGACCGCCGCCGTGCAGACGCTGCAGCGCCTGGTCGCCGACGCCGCCGTGGTCAAGGCGTTCAACACGATCTTCGCCGGCCGCCTCGGCACCCCCACCGAGAGCGGCCACCGGCTCGACGCCTTCTACGCCGGCGACGACACCGACGCCAAGAAGGTCGTCGCGGAGCTGCTCTCCTCGCTGGGTTTCCGTCCGATCGACGCCGGCGGCCTGCGCATGGCCCGCGCACTGGAGGAGATGGCGTTCCTCAACATCGCCCTCAATGCCGGCAACAACTGGCCCTGGCAGTCCGGCTGGGCGCTGCTCGGCCCGACGGTCTGA
- a CDS encoding luciferase family protein, which produces MNEPVVETRGAEGPLVVLLHGRGSRETEIIGIADALPGGFRYAAVRAPIAEGGGFAWFANRGIGRPAPESLRTTMDWFRGWLDRQRGPVLLIGFSGGAAFAGGLVLDDPDRFAGAAILYGTLPFDAGVPTDPARLAGLPVFLAHGEYDQVIPRDLQDRTWRYLTAESGAPTIARRDPVGHAIAPDALAFLGGWLPERAGFLERRRAPGPQPARWDGLGELPLRTGKRPDVSVTIPQQQLTGNAPAELQEKLFARITALPGVRSTQSAISVPGARGFTLADEQAGPADAYLVPRAGEFAHLHPRTDGSLHVALPVPLAAEAIERGWAVAHPLAGIRLTPGMVLVYGPRDETELDVVTAIVSTSHAWATGRELPSVS; this is translated from the coding sequence ATGAACGAGCCGGTCGTCGAAACCCGTGGTGCCGAGGGGCCGCTGGTCGTGCTGCTGCACGGCCGAGGCTCGCGCGAGACCGAGATCATCGGGATCGCCGACGCGTTGCCCGGCGGGTTCCGTTACGCAGCAGTGCGAGCACCGATCGCGGAAGGCGGCGGCTTCGCCTGGTTCGCCAACCGTGGCATCGGCCGTCCGGCGCCGGAGTCACTCCGGACCACAATGGACTGGTTCCGTGGCTGGCTCGACCGGCAACGCGGGCCCGTGCTGCTGATCGGGTTCAGCGGCGGGGCCGCGTTCGCCGGCGGCCTGGTCCTGGATGATCCGGACCGGTTCGCCGGCGCCGCCATCCTCTATGGCACCTTGCCGTTCGACGCGGGCGTGCCGACAGACCCGGCGCGCCTGGCGGGCCTGCCCGTGTTCCTCGCGCACGGCGAGTACGACCAGGTCATCCCGCGCGACCTGCAGGACCGCACCTGGCGCTACCTCACGGCCGAGTCCGGTGCGCCCACCATCGCGCGGCGCGACCCGGTCGGGCACGCCATCGCGCCCGACGCCCTGGCCTTCCTCGGCGGCTGGCTCCCCGAGCGCGCGGGCTTCCTCGAGCGGCGCCGCGCGCCCGGACCCCAGCCGGCGCGGTGGGACGGGCTCGGAGAGCTCCCGTTGCGAACGGGAAAGCGGCCGGATGTCAGCGTCACCATTCCCCAGCAGCAGCTCACCGGCAACGCCCCGGCCGAGCTGCAGGAAAAGCTGTTCGCCCGCATCACCGCGCTGCCCGGGGTGCGCAGCACGCAGTCGGCCATCTCAGTGCCGGGCGCGCGCGGGTTCACGCTCGCCGACGAGCAGGCGGGGCCGGCCGACGCGTACCTCGTGCCGCGGGCCGGCGAGTTCGCCCACCTGCACCCGCGCACCGACGGATCCCTGCACGTCGCCTTGCCGGTTCCCCTTGCCGCGGAAGCGATCGAACGCGGCTGGGCCGTCGCCCACCCGCTCGCCGGGATCCGGCTGACGCCGGGCATGGTCCTCGTCTACGGGCCCCGCGACGAGACCGAGCTCGACGTCGTCACCGCCATCGTCTCCACCAGCCACGCCTGGGCAACCGGACGCGAACTCCCTTCTGTCAGCTGA
- a CDS encoding ester cyclase produces the protein MPNPPYPRNLTHDERKHLETFDELDFDVFSHADWKRLDESHARNIRVHWPDGHYTDGIDQHIADLAAMFVWAPDTRIHSHPLRVAKNELTAVTGVMQGTFTRPMPDGKGGFIQPTGRKYAINMATVGIWNRHGTMDEEFLFWDNQTFNQQLGLA, from the coding sequence GTGCCCAACCCGCCGTACCCGCGCAATCTGACGCACGACGAGCGCAAGCACCTGGAGACGTTCGACGAGCTCGACTTCGACGTCTTCTCCCACGCCGACTGGAAACGCCTCGATGAGAGTCACGCGCGCAACATCCGCGTGCACTGGCCCGACGGGCACTACACCGACGGCATCGACCAGCACATCGCCGACCTCGCCGCGATGTTCGTCTGGGCACCCGACACCCGCATCCACTCGCATCCCTTGCGGGTGGCCAAAAACGAGCTCACCGCCGTCACCGGAGTGATGCAGGGCACCTTCACCCGCCCGATGCCCGACGGCAAGGGTGGCTTCATCCAGCCGACCGGCCGGAAGTACGCGATCAACATGGCCACCGTCGGCATCTGGAACCGCCACGGCACCATGGACGAGGAATTCCTGTTCTGGGACAACCAGACCTTCAACCAGCAGCTCGGCCTGGCCTGA
- a CDS encoding RidA family protein translates to MSGATPEERLRATGLTLPMLRPAAGNYVGAYQEGALVHLAGQGSEDWLGRVGETLTAEDGYAAARECMLHLLAQLRQTLGNLDRVRGIAKVVGYVSCTDDFTGVAQVLNGASDLLVELFGDAGRHPRSVVGVKALPKGIAVEVDMVAVAAIRPGRAAG, encoded by the coding sequence GTGTCTGGTGCGACGCCGGAAGAACGGTTGCGGGCCACCGGTCTGACCTTGCCCATGCTGCGGCCGGCCGCCGGCAACTACGTGGGTGCGTACCAGGAAGGCGCCCTCGTCCACCTGGCTGGGCAAGGCTCCGAGGATTGGCTCGGCCGGGTGGGCGAGACCCTCACGGCCGAAGACGGCTACGCGGCCGCGCGTGAATGCATGCTGCACCTGCTGGCTCAGCTGCGGCAGACGCTCGGCAACCTCGACCGGGTGCGCGGCATCGCGAAGGTCGTCGGCTACGTCTCGTGCACCGACGACTTCACCGGCGTCGCACAGGTCCTCAACGGCGCATCCGACCTGCTGGTCGAGCTCTTCGGCGACGCCGGGCGCCATCCCCGCTCGGTCGTCGGCGTGAAGGCGCTGCCGAAGGGAATCGCCGTCGAGGTGGACATGGTCGCTGTCGCGGCGATCAGGCCAGGCCGAGCTGCTGGTTGA
- a CDS encoding fumarylacetoacetate hydrolase family protein, producing MKLTTIRTRGGTRAARAEGDGTLVELPYPDVGALLLDPQWPVAAGQRVHEAMFCDRAPLLTRPGKVVRVDLGRRSFHVTRPESLAGPRDAIVLPDESVATTWKTEPAVVIGRLGTIAGFSILNEVTVGWLSLGPALVTPDELPGGLLPRLTLHSFVDGRPVQKTDTGDLDFVALVHRLSQHLRLDPGDVVAAGHEKVPLLLSEGSVLETEIDEIGFHENVLKRVEWVSPSPGRCRGGRRCGD from the coding sequence ATGAAACTGACCACGATCCGCACGAGAGGCGGCACGCGCGCGGCGCGGGCCGAAGGCGACGGCACGCTCGTCGAACTGCCGTACCCGGACGTCGGCGCACTGCTGCTTGATCCACAATGGCCAGTCGCCGCCGGGCAACGGGTGCACGAGGCGATGTTCTGCGACCGGGCGCCCTTGCTGACCCGCCCGGGGAAGGTGGTACGGGTCGACCTGGGCCGGCGGTCTTTCCACGTGACCCGGCCGGAGTCGCTCGCCGGGCCGCGAGACGCGATCGTGCTGCCGGACGAATCCGTGGCCACCACGTGGAAAACCGAGCCGGCGGTGGTCATCGGGAGGCTCGGCACCATCGCGGGGTTCTCGATCCTGAACGAGGTCACCGTGGGGTGGCTGTCACTCGGACCGGCGCTGGTGACTCCCGACGAGCTGCCGGGAGGCCTGTTGCCCCGGCTGACCTTGCACAGCTTCGTCGACGGCCGGCCGGTGCAGAAGACCGACACGGGAGACCTGGACTTCGTCGCGTTGGTCCACCGCCTTTCGCAGCACCTGCGGCTCGACCCGGGTGACGTCGTCGCGGCCGGGCACGAGAAGGTTCCGCTGCTGCTCAGCGAAGGTTCCGTGCTCGAAACGGAGATCGACGAGATCGGTTTCCACGAGAACGTCCTGAAACGGGTCGAGTGGGTGTCGCCGTCGCCCGGAAGGTGCCGAGGCGGTCGGCGATGCGGTGACTGA